A part of Rhinolophus ferrumequinum isolate MPI-CBG mRhiFer1 chromosome 11, mRhiFer1_v1.p, whole genome shotgun sequence genomic DNA contains:
- the TTC36 gene encoding tetratricopeptide repeat protein 36 produces the protein MGTLNDQAVLQAIFNPDTPFGDVGLDLGEEAEKEEVDEDGVFPQAQLEQSKALELQGVIAAEAGNLSTALERFGQAINLLPERASAYNNRAQARRLQGDVAGALEDLERAVTLSRGRGRAARQGFVQRGLLARLQGRDDDARRDFERAARLGSPFARRQLVLLNPYAALCNRMLADMMGQLRCPRNGH, from the exons ATGGGGACTCTAAATGATCAGGCGGTGTTACAAGCCATCTTCAATCCTGACACCCCATTTGGAGACGTTGGGTTGGACCTGGGAGAGGAAGCTGAGAAGGAAGAAGTTGATGAAG ATGGAGTTTTCCCTCAAGCACAGTTGGAGCAGTCCAAGGCCCTGGAGCTGCAGGGGGTGATAGCAGCAGAAGCTGGCAACCTCAGCACAGCCCTGGAGAGGTTTGGCCAAGCCATCAACCTGCTGCCGGAGAGGGCCTCAGCCTACAACAATCGAGCCCAGGCCCGGCGTCTCCAGGGAGATGTGGCAG GAGCCCTGGAAGACCTGGAGCGCGCCGTGACGCTGAGCCGCGGCCGGGGCCGCGCCGCCCGCCAGGGCTTCGTGCAGCGTGGGCTCTTGGCGCGACTGCAGGGCCGGGACGACGACGCCCGCAGGGACTTCGAGCGGGCGGCGCGGCTGGGCAGCCCTTTCGCGCGGCGCCAGCTGGTGCTGCTTAACCCGTACGCCGCACTGTGCAACCGCATGCTGGCAGACATGATGGGGCAGCTGCGATGCCCCCGTAACGGGCACTGA
- the TMEM25 gene encoding transmembrane protein 25 isoform X1 gives MAQPPRPATLSHTLLLLPAVLSSEQYQAYIRNPCCVPGWGELAPRIDGRAWAERALLENERHAFTCRVAGGPGTPQLAWYLDGQLQEASTSRLLSVGGEAFSGGTSTFTVIAQRAQHELNCSVQDPGRGRPANASVILNVQFKPEIAQVGAKYQEAQNQGLLVLFALVRANPPANVTWIDQNGPVTVNTSNFLVLDAQNYPWLTNHTVQLQLRSLAYNLSVVATNDVGVTSASLPAPGLLATRVEVPLLGIVVAGGLALGTLVAFSTLVACLVCRKEKTKGPSRRPSLISSDSNNVKLNNVRLPRENLSLPSNLQLNNLTPDSRGKPADQQVAQNNSQPELLDLEPGGLLTSQGFIRLPVLGYIYRVSSVSSDEIWL, from the exons ATGGCGCAGCCTCCACGCCCAGCTACACTCTCGCACACGCTGCTGCTCCTGCCAGCCGTTCTGAGCTCAG AACAGTACCAAGCCTACATCAGAAACCCCTGCTGCGTTCCAGGTTGGGGGGAGTTGGCGCCGCGAATTGATGGCCGGGCCTGGGCTGAGCGGGCACTTTTGGAGAATGAACGCCACGCCTTCACCTGCCGAGTGGCAGGGGGGCCTGGCACCCCGCAACTGGCCTGGTACCTGGATGGTCAGCTGCAGGAGGCCAGCACCTCAAGACTGCTGAGTGTGGGCGGAGAGGCCTTCTCTGGAGGCACCAGCACCTTCACTGTCATTGCCCAGCGGGCCCAGCATGAGCTCAACTGCTCTGTGCAGGATCCAGGCAGGGGCCGGCCAGCCAACGCCTCCGTCATCCTCAATGTGCAAT TTAAGCCAGAGATTGCTCAGGTCGGAGCCAAGTACCAGGAAGCTCAGAACCAGGGCCTCCTCGTCCTTTTTGCCCTGGTGCGTGCCAACCCGCCTGCCAATGTGACCTGGATCGACCAGAATGGGCCAGTGACTGTCAACACTTCCAACTTCCTGGTGCTGGATGCCCAGAACTACCCCTGGCTCACCAACCACACTGTGCAGCTGCAGCTCCGAAGCCTGGCATACAACCTATCCGTGGTAGCCACCAATGATGTGGGTGTCACCAGCGCCTCACTTCCAGCCCCAG GACTCCTGGCCACCCGGGTGGAAGTGCCACTGCTTGGCATTGTTGTGGCTGGAGGGCTTGCCCTGGGCACCCTGGTGGCGTTCAGCACCTTGGTGGCCTGCCTGGTCTGCAGGAAAGAGAAGACCAAAG GCCCCTCCCGGCGCCCGTCTCTGATCTCTAG TGACTCTAACAACGTGAAACTCAACAACGTGCGCCTGCCCCGGGAGAACCTGTCCCTCCCATCCAACCTTCAGCTCAACAACCTCACTCCGGATTCCAGAG GGAAACCAGCAGACCAGCAGGTGGCTCAGAACAACAGCCAGCCAGAACTGCTGGACCTAGAGCCCGGCGGCCTCCTCACCAGCCAAG GTTTCATCCGTCTCCCAGTGCTGGGCTACATCTATCGAGTATCCAGTGTGAGCAGTGATGAAATCTGGCTCTGA
- the TMEM25 gene encoding transmembrane protein 25 isoform X3: MAQPPRPATLSHTLLLLPAVLSSEQYQAYIRNPCCVPGWGELAPRIDGRAWAERALLENERHAFTCRVAGGPGTPQLAWYLDGQLQEASTSRLLSVGGEAFSGGTSTFTVIAQRAQHELNCSVQDPGRGRPANASVILNVQFKPEIAQVGAKYQEAQNQGLLVLFALVRANPPANVTWIDQNGPVTVNTSNFLVLDAQNYPWLTNHTVQLQLRSLAYNLSVVATNDVGVTSASLPAPGPSRRPSLISSDSNNVKLNNVRLPRENLSLPSNLQLNNLTPDSRGKPADQQVAQNNSQPELLDLEPGGLLTSQGFIRLPVLGYIYRVSSVSSDEIWL; the protein is encoded by the exons ATGGCGCAGCCTCCACGCCCAGCTACACTCTCGCACACGCTGCTGCTCCTGCCAGCCGTTCTGAGCTCAG AACAGTACCAAGCCTACATCAGAAACCCCTGCTGCGTTCCAGGTTGGGGGGAGTTGGCGCCGCGAATTGATGGCCGGGCCTGGGCTGAGCGGGCACTTTTGGAGAATGAACGCCACGCCTTCACCTGCCGAGTGGCAGGGGGGCCTGGCACCCCGCAACTGGCCTGGTACCTGGATGGTCAGCTGCAGGAGGCCAGCACCTCAAGACTGCTGAGTGTGGGCGGAGAGGCCTTCTCTGGAGGCACCAGCACCTTCACTGTCATTGCCCAGCGGGCCCAGCATGAGCTCAACTGCTCTGTGCAGGATCCAGGCAGGGGCCGGCCAGCCAACGCCTCCGTCATCCTCAATGTGCAAT TTAAGCCAGAGATTGCTCAGGTCGGAGCCAAGTACCAGGAAGCTCAGAACCAGGGCCTCCTCGTCCTTTTTGCCCTGGTGCGTGCCAACCCGCCTGCCAATGTGACCTGGATCGACCAGAATGGGCCAGTGACTGTCAACACTTCCAACTTCCTGGTGCTGGATGCCCAGAACTACCCCTGGCTCACCAACCACACTGTGCAGCTGCAGCTCCGAAGCCTGGCATACAACCTATCCGTGGTAGCCACCAATGATGTGGGTGTCACCAGCGCCTCACTTCCAGCCCCAG GCCCCTCCCGGCGCCCGTCTCTGATCTCTAG TGACTCTAACAACGTGAAACTCAACAACGTGCGCCTGCCCCGGGAGAACCTGTCCCTCCCATCCAACCTTCAGCTCAACAACCTCACTCCGGATTCCAGAG GGAAACCAGCAGACCAGCAGGTGGCTCAGAACAACAGCCAGCCAGAACTGCTGGACCTAGAGCCCGGCGGCCTCCTCACCAGCCAAG GTTTCATCCGTCTCCCAGTGCTGGGCTACATCTATCGAGTATCCAGTGTGAGCAGTGATGAAATCTGGCTCTGA
- the TMEM25 gene encoding transmembrane protein 25 isoform X4 — protein MAQPPRPATLSHTLLLLPAVLSSGWGELAPRIDGRAWAERALLENERHAFTCRVAGGPGTPQLAWYLDGQLQEASTSRLLSVGGEAFSGGTSTFTVIAQRAQHELNCSVQDPGRGRPANASVILNVQFKPEIAQVGAKYQEAQNQGLLVLFALVRANPPANVTWIDQNGPVTVNTSNFLVLDAQNYPWLTNHTVQLQLRSLAYNLSVVATNDVGVTSASLPAPGPSRRPSLISSDSNNVKLNNVRLPRENLSLPSNLQLNNLTPDSRGKPADQQVAQNNSQPELLDLEPGGLLTSQGFIRLPVLGYIYRVSSVSSDEIWL, from the exons ATGGCGCAGCCTCCACGCCCAGCTACACTCTCGCACACGCTGCTGCTCCTGCCAGCCGTTCTGAGCTCAG GTTGGGGGGAGTTGGCGCCGCGAATTGATGGCCGGGCCTGGGCTGAGCGGGCACTTTTGGAGAATGAACGCCACGCCTTCACCTGCCGAGTGGCAGGGGGGCCTGGCACCCCGCAACTGGCCTGGTACCTGGATGGTCAGCTGCAGGAGGCCAGCACCTCAAGACTGCTGAGTGTGGGCGGAGAGGCCTTCTCTGGAGGCACCAGCACCTTCACTGTCATTGCCCAGCGGGCCCAGCATGAGCTCAACTGCTCTGTGCAGGATCCAGGCAGGGGCCGGCCAGCCAACGCCTCCGTCATCCTCAATGTGCAAT TTAAGCCAGAGATTGCTCAGGTCGGAGCCAAGTACCAGGAAGCTCAGAACCAGGGCCTCCTCGTCCTTTTTGCCCTGGTGCGTGCCAACCCGCCTGCCAATGTGACCTGGATCGACCAGAATGGGCCAGTGACTGTCAACACTTCCAACTTCCTGGTGCTGGATGCCCAGAACTACCCCTGGCTCACCAACCACACTGTGCAGCTGCAGCTCCGAAGCCTGGCATACAACCTATCCGTGGTAGCCACCAATGATGTGGGTGTCACCAGCGCCTCACTTCCAGCCCCAG GCCCCTCCCGGCGCCCGTCTCTGATCTCTAG TGACTCTAACAACGTGAAACTCAACAACGTGCGCCTGCCCCGGGAGAACCTGTCCCTCCCATCCAACCTTCAGCTCAACAACCTCACTCCGGATTCCAGAG GGAAACCAGCAGACCAGCAGGTGGCTCAGAACAACAGCCAGCCAGAACTGCTGGACCTAGAGCCCGGCGGCCTCCTCACCAGCCAAG GTTTCATCCGTCTCCCAGTGCTGGGCTACATCTATCGAGTATCCAGTGTGAGCAGTGATGAAATCTGGCTCTGA
- the TMEM25 gene encoding transmembrane protein 25 isoform X2: protein MAQPPRPATLSHTLLLLPAVLSSGWGELAPRIDGRAWAERALLENERHAFTCRVAGGPGTPQLAWYLDGQLQEASTSRLLSVGGEAFSGGTSTFTVIAQRAQHELNCSVQDPGRGRPANASVILNVQFKPEIAQVGAKYQEAQNQGLLVLFALVRANPPANVTWIDQNGPVTVNTSNFLVLDAQNYPWLTNHTVQLQLRSLAYNLSVVATNDVGVTSASLPAPGLLATRVEVPLLGIVVAGGLALGTLVAFSTLVACLVCRKEKTKGPSRRPSLISSDSNNVKLNNVRLPRENLSLPSNLQLNNLTPDSRGKPADQQVAQNNSQPELLDLEPGGLLTSQGFIRLPVLGYIYRVSSVSSDEIWL, encoded by the exons ATGGCGCAGCCTCCACGCCCAGCTACACTCTCGCACACGCTGCTGCTCCTGCCAGCCGTTCTGAGCTCAG GTTGGGGGGAGTTGGCGCCGCGAATTGATGGCCGGGCCTGGGCTGAGCGGGCACTTTTGGAGAATGAACGCCACGCCTTCACCTGCCGAGTGGCAGGGGGGCCTGGCACCCCGCAACTGGCCTGGTACCTGGATGGTCAGCTGCAGGAGGCCAGCACCTCAAGACTGCTGAGTGTGGGCGGAGAGGCCTTCTCTGGAGGCACCAGCACCTTCACTGTCATTGCCCAGCGGGCCCAGCATGAGCTCAACTGCTCTGTGCAGGATCCAGGCAGGGGCCGGCCAGCCAACGCCTCCGTCATCCTCAATGTGCAAT TTAAGCCAGAGATTGCTCAGGTCGGAGCCAAGTACCAGGAAGCTCAGAACCAGGGCCTCCTCGTCCTTTTTGCCCTGGTGCGTGCCAACCCGCCTGCCAATGTGACCTGGATCGACCAGAATGGGCCAGTGACTGTCAACACTTCCAACTTCCTGGTGCTGGATGCCCAGAACTACCCCTGGCTCACCAACCACACTGTGCAGCTGCAGCTCCGAAGCCTGGCATACAACCTATCCGTGGTAGCCACCAATGATGTGGGTGTCACCAGCGCCTCACTTCCAGCCCCAG GACTCCTGGCCACCCGGGTGGAAGTGCCACTGCTTGGCATTGTTGTGGCTGGAGGGCTTGCCCTGGGCACCCTGGTGGCGTTCAGCACCTTGGTGGCCTGCCTGGTCTGCAGGAAAGAGAAGACCAAAG GCCCCTCCCGGCGCCCGTCTCTGATCTCTAG TGACTCTAACAACGTGAAACTCAACAACGTGCGCCTGCCCCGGGAGAACCTGTCCCTCCCATCCAACCTTCAGCTCAACAACCTCACTCCGGATTCCAGAG GGAAACCAGCAGACCAGCAGGTGGCTCAGAACAACAGCCAGCCAGAACTGCTGGACCTAGAGCCCGGCGGCCTCCTCACCAGCCAAG GTTTCATCCGTCTCCCAGTGCTGGGCTACATCTATCGAGTATCCAGTGTGAGCAGTGATGAAATCTGGCTCTGA